The Oncorhynchus mykiss isolate Arlee chromosome 28, USDA_OmykA_1.1, whole genome shotgun sequence genome includes a window with the following:
- the LOC110509009 gene encoding trithorax group protein osa, producing MWWSCVFVKRDFSPMAWKAKGERLSLVCLGLVVVVLNSFGQCAAVTQTRSSKSSIVLGPHLKGNLNNGEEEQSTGAVRFGRLILGRNVKPRNASFSTDEHTVSKVRSSNGSLDDADYQSDMGWEPKQLGGHVYGTIRPSSPVVESLLQMEPSVECVGDSMKLKVHDTGSTPGSLFSVDRGNQSPLPLSQLPTNCGHSISTTHQDWIFIAIYNGCYVTLEDGNYVLPLRWWGLPIKMSCPAKKPFKPNPPTVSCYPEGMVVKIEGGTSAKDLRVKFKGHWQPLMSVSPHCGYSVVAHLEAVTISAHYEPCVEPKDGMFTLELAGEGEVKVSCPSPVDQSFPRPNYPQTPVFPVPPTIALQPSPMFPPQPTSPPKPQAPLHPYYTKPAEKPKPATLPPGNPQYYFSFYPLPATPPPATKVPQGHEQHPDYRHPKPVTSSPPNDPQPPWYSESFYPRPAKPVTSSLPNDPQPPWYSESFYPRPAKPVTSSPPKDLQPPWYSESFYPRPAESVTRMPGELPPATEAPNDKVYYPYDRYPYDPQPAKPVTHPPVTQRPATEKPTSPLHPYYTEPATHPPVNTQYYFSFYPLPATPPPATKVPQGHEHPDYRHPKPITGSPPEDYQIPWDSFDPQPFKPATYPVTPKPTPAMLPPATEKPTAPLRPYYPKPDTLPPGNPQYYFSFYPLPAKPVTPPPQVSTPATKAPQGHVQHPYYPHPLYPPHPKPVTGSPPKDPQIPWNSFDPQPFKPATYPVTPKPTPAMLPPATEKPTAPLNPYYPHHYQQFYPEPAKPITIPLRPATQTPEQTPLVVHTWIPAPQQPSHPRTTQAPPTVSPSSPQPGDSYPPHPGYCPAVCPTGFLTCCPMPISFHQHHHNHFGPVTSKDSGIIPAYPFKHTSDLFNYASVSGPTQATTTPQPITVQTVAPTKMALTGFHDYWSQHGMRFSASYAQAPSDANKPSEPQRPKQSHFQPYNPQPPMRPYFEAPASDSNKPMAQQQPIQPYLPHNLQRLMHAYPLPYNPQGPVQPHGQAPVYSNKPLELERPASDPSKPSEPQSLSSDLNKPLKPQPSKWPHYPFRPPMWYDPDMFYASKPLLQPHHQTQLSESAMQMHSTLEQLSPPEHPLQPPRPVKELGGSLPINSKGISSLQQRNPSGHQMPTHYGSLPIYYAGAKPSYPQKPAAKPSGKPSRPEFPESFEHYWKPIVPLGPNEGFHVSYPAQSAGGSYPAQSAGGSYPAQSAGGSYPAQSAGGSYPAQSAGGSYPAQSAGGSYPAQSAGGSYPAQSAGGSYPAQSAGGSYPAQSAGGSYPAQSAGGSYPAQSAGGSYPAQSAGGSYPAQSAGGSYPAQSAGGSYPAQSAGGSYPAQSAGGSYPAQSAGGSYHLVSGRDARPFSSFS from the exons GCTGACTACCAGTCTGACATGG GTTGGGAACCTAAGCAGCTGGGAGGACATGTTTATGGCACAATTAGGCCAAGTAGTCCAGTGGTGGAAAGTCTCTTGCAGATGGAACCAAGTGTTGAGTGTGTTGGCGACTCCATGAAACTAAAGGTCCATGACACAGGCTCTACACCAGGTTCTCTCTTTTCTGTGGACCGAG GAAATCAGTCTCCCCTGCCTCTGTCACAGTTGCCCACAAACTGTGGTCATTCCATCAGCACCACTCACCAGGATTGGATTTTCATTGCAATCTATAATGGCTGTTATGTCACACTGGAG GATGGTAATTATGTTCTGCCTTTGCGTTGGTGGGGATTACCAATTAAAATGTCCTGCCCTGCCAAAAAACCCTTTAAGCCCAACCCTCCTACTGTTTCCTGCTACCCTGAGGGCATGGTGGTGAAAATTGAAGGGGGCACCTCTGCCAAGGATCTCAGGGTCAAGT TCAAAGGACACTGGCAGCCGTTGATGAGCGTTTCGCCCCATTGTGGCTACAGTGTGGTAGCTCATCTAGAAGCTGTGACCATTTCTGCTCATTATGAACCCTGTGTGGAACCTAAG GATGGGATGTTCACCCTTGAACTTGCTGGCGAGGGGGAGGTTAAAGTGTCCTGTCCTAGTCCTGTTGACCAGTCTTTCCCTCGCCCCAATTACCCCCAAACCCCTGTGTTTCCGGTTCCTCCCACCATTGCGCTTCAACCAAGTCCAATGTTTCCTCCTCAGCCTACTTCACCCCCTAAACCCCAGGCTCCACTGCATCCTTACTACACAAAGCCTGCTGAGAAGCCAAAACCTGCTACTCTACCTCCTGGTAACCCTCAGTATTACTTTTCCTTCTACCCTCTgcctgcaactcctccccctgcTACCAAAGTTCCTCAGGGCCATGAACAACATCCTGACTACCGACATCCCAAGCCTGTAACTAGCTCTCCACCTAATGACCCCCAGCCTCCTTGGTATTCCGAGTCCTTCTACCCTCGACCAGCCAAGCCTGTAACTAGCTCTCTACCTAATGACCCCCAGCCTCCTTGGTATTCCGAGTCCTTCTACCCTCGACCAGCCAAGCCTGTAACTAGCTCTCCACCTAAAGACCTCCAGCCTCCTTGGTATTCAGAGTCCTTCTACCCTCGGCCAGCTGAGTCAGTTACTCGTATGCCTGGCGAACTTCCCCCTGCAACAGAAGCTCCAAATGACAAGGTGTACTATCCTTACGACCGATATCCTTATGACCCTCAGCCAGCCAAGCCTGTAACTCATCCTCCTGTGACTCAAAGGCCTGCTACTGAAAAGCCAACATCTCCACTGCATCCTTACTACACAGAACCTGCTACGCATCCTCCTGTGAACACTCAGTATTACTTTTCATTCTACCCTCTgcctgcaactcctccccctgcTACCAAAGTTCCTCAGGGCCATGAACATCCTGACTACCGACATCCCAAACCTATAACTGGTTCTCCCCCTGAAGACTACCAAATTCCTTGGGATTCCTTTGACCCTCAACCATTTAAGCCTGCTACGTATCCTGTGACTCCAAAGCCTACACCTGCCATGCTTCCCCCTGCTACTGAAAAGCCAACAGCTCCACTGCGTCCTTATTACCCAAAACCTGATACTCTGCCTCCTGGGAACCCTCAGTATTACTTTTCATTCTACCCTCTGCCTGCTAAGCCTGTAACTCCTCCCCCTCAAGTGTCTACTCCTGCTACCAAAGCTCCTCAGGGCCATGTGCAGCATCCTTACTACCCACATCCTCTCTATCCACCACATCCCAAGCCTGTAACTGGCTCTCCCCCTAAAGACCCCCAAATTCCTTGGAATTCCTTTGACCCTCAACCATTTAAGCCTGCTACGTATCCTGTGACTCCAAAGCCTACACCTGCCATGCTTCCCCCTGCTACTGAAAAGCCAACAGCTCCACTGAATCCCTACTACCCACATCACTACCAACAGTTCTACCCTGAGCCAGCTAAGCCCATTACAATCCCACTTAGGCCTGCAACTCAAACACCAGAACAAACGCCACTTGTAGTCCACACATGGATACCTGCTCCTCAACAACCTAGTCATCCAAGAACTACTCAAGCACCTCCAACTGTGTCTCCTAGTTCACCTCAGCCAGGTGACTCTTATCCACCACATCCTGGGTATTGTCCTGCAGTCTGCCCTACTGGTTTCTTGACCTGCTGCCCCATGCCCATATCTttccatcaacaccaccacaaccattTTGGCCCTGTAACATCCAAGGATAGTGGTATCATTCCTGCTTACCCTTTCAAACATACATCTGACCTGTTCAATTATGCTTCAGTTTCTGGACCTACCCAAGCCACTACAACCCCACAACCTATAACGGTTCAGACCGTTGCCCCCACTAAAATGGCCTTGACTGGTTTCCATGACTACTGGAGTCAGCATGGAATGAGGTTTTCGGCTTCGTATGCCCAAGCACCTAGTGATGCCAACAAGCCCTCAGAACCCCAACGTCCAAAGCAATCACATTTTCAGCCTTACAACCCACAGCCGCCAATGCGCCCATATTTTGAAGCACCTGCCAGTGACTCCAACAAACCTATGGCACAGCAACAACCAATTCAGCCATATCTGCCCCATAACCTACAGCGGCTTATGCATGCATATCCTCTGCCATACAACCCACAAGGTCCAGTACAGCCACATGGCCAAGCACCTGTTTATTCTAACAAGCCCTTGGAACTTGAGCGACCTGCCAGTGATCCAAGTAAACCATCTGAACCTCAATCGCTGTCTAGTGACCTCAACAAGCCCTTAAAACCCCAACCTTCAAAGTGGCCACATTATCCTTTCAGACCTCCAATGTGGTATGACCCTGACATGTTCTACGCATCCAAGCCTCTGCTGCAACCACACCACCAAACCCAACTGTCTGAATCTGCAATGCAGATGCATAGCACACTTGAACAACTGAGTCCTCCAGAACATCCGCTTCAGCCTCCAAGACCAGTCAAGGAACTGGGTGGCTCCCTTCCCATTAATTCGAAGGGTATCTCTAGCCTTCAGCAACGAAACCCCTCAGGCCATCAAATGCCTACCCATTACGGCTCATTGCCAATATATTATGCTGGTGCCAAACCATCCTACCCCCAGAAACCTGCAGCCAAGCCTTCTGGTAAACCCTCCAGACCTGAATTTCCAGAGTCATTTGAACACTATTGGAAGCCCATTGTGCCACTAGGGCCTAACGAAGGGTTCCATGTCTCTTACCCGGCCCAGTCCGCAGGAGGTTCTTACCCGGCCCAGTCCGCAGGAGGTTCTTACCCGGCCCAGTCCGCAGGAGGTTCTTACCCGGCCCAGTCCGCAGGAGGTTCTTACCCGGCCCAGTCCGCAGGAGGTTCTTACCCGGCCCAGTCCGCAGGAGGTTCTTACCCGGCCCAGTCCGCAGGAGGTTCTTACCCGGCCCAGTCCGCAGGAGGTTCTTACCCGGCCCAGTCCGCAGGAGGTTCTTACCCGGCCCAGTCCGCAGGAGGTTCTTACCCGGCCCAGTCCGCAGGAGGTTCTTACCCGGCCCAGTCCGCAGGAGGTTCTTACCCGGCCCAGTCCGCAGGAGGTTCTTACCCGGCCCAGTCCGCAGGAGGTTCTTACCCGGCCCAGTCCGCAGGAGGTTCTTACCCGGCCCAGTCCGCAGGAGGTTCTTACCCGGCCCAGTCCGCAGGAGGTTCTTACCCGGCCCAGTCCGCAGGAGGT